Proteins from one Haloarchaeobius litoreus genomic window:
- a CDS encoding M20/M25/M40 family metallo-hydrolase, with the protein MHEFADRWGEDLREFFDELLRFDTTDGGEAPAMDWLRERFDEFGFETYEWTADAAALAEHPSFPDDPAEIEVADRPSVAGVVEFGDPDAGPTLVLNGHVDVVPATRSAWSSDPFEPVWDGDRMTARGAADMKGGLTACVFAARHLATLAARADGPDLDGRVVVEGVAGEEEGGIGAAAAAMDNPYPFDRDAAIIGEPTELGVVTAVEGSVMKRLRIEGRSAHAATRWRGESVLPHFERVRHAFEELEAEREARIDHPLYEDYPIKWPVCFGTVRAGNWASAVPDELVAEVRIGVAPGETVAGVEAEFQDRLDAVVAESEWLSEHPPTFERFSIQFEPASVDPEDPVVGAVRAAAEEAGLDSEPYGGTFGADSRHYQHAGIPTVLFGPGSIDQAHFPDESIDVREVETAAGVIADAAARFCGR; encoded by the coding sequence ATGCACGAGTTCGCCGACCGCTGGGGTGAGGACCTCCGAGAGTTCTTCGACGAACTGCTGCGATTCGACACGACGGACGGCGGGGAGGCACCCGCGATGGACTGGCTCCGCGAGCGCTTCGACGAGTTCGGCTTCGAGACGTACGAGTGGACCGCCGACGCGGCCGCGCTGGCCGAGCATCCGTCGTTCCCTGACGACCCCGCCGAGATCGAGGTCGCGGACCGCCCCTCGGTCGCGGGCGTGGTGGAGTTCGGCGACCCCGACGCGGGCCCGACGCTGGTGCTGAACGGCCACGTCGACGTGGTGCCGGCGACGCGGTCGGCGTGGTCGAGCGACCCCTTCGAGCCGGTCTGGGACGGCGACCGGATGACCGCTCGCGGGGCCGCGGACATGAAGGGCGGGCTGACCGCCTGCGTGTTCGCGGCGCGCCACCTCGCAACGCTGGCGGCGAGAGCGGACGGTCCGGACCTGGACGGCCGCGTCGTCGTCGAGGGCGTCGCCGGCGAGGAGGAGGGCGGCATCGGCGCTGCGGCGGCGGCGATGGACAACCCGTACCCGTTCGACCGCGACGCGGCCATCATCGGCGAGCCGACCGAACTCGGCGTCGTCACCGCCGTCGAGGGCAGCGTGATGAAACGCCTGCGCATCGAGGGCCGCTCCGCCCACGCGGCGACGCGCTGGCGCGGCGAGTCCGTCCTCCCGCACTTCGAGCGCGTCCGCCACGCCTTCGAGGAGCTGGAGGCCGAGCGCGAGGCGCGCATCGACCATCCGCTGTACGAGGACTACCCGATCAAGTGGCCGGTCTGTTTCGGCACCGTCCGCGCGGGCAACTGGGCCTCCGCGGTCCCGGACGAGCTCGTCGCCGAGGTCCGCATCGGCGTCGCCCCCGGCGAGACCGTCGCCGGCGTCGAGGCCGAGTTCCAGGACCGGCTGGACGCGGTGGTCGCCGAGAGCGAGTGGCTCTCCGAGCACCCGCCGACGTTCGAGCGCTTCTCCATCCAGTTCGAGCCCGCGTCGGTGGACCCGGAGGACCCCGTCGTCGGCGCGGTTCGAGCGGCCGCCGAGGAGGCCGGGCTGGACTCGGAGCCGTACGGGGGCACCTTCGGCGCGGACAGCCGCCACTACCAGCACGCCGGGATTCCCACGGTGCTGTTCGGCCCCGGGAGCATCGACCAGGCGCACTTCCCAGACGAGTCCATCGACGTCCGTGAGGTGGAGACGGCTGCTGGCGTGATTGCCGATGCTGCCGCGCGATTCTGCGGCCGCTAG
- a CDS encoding DUF7119 family protein yields the protein MSDERPTRTERESPIGEPVIRGDPAVTGERARDAVQFDPTDPDSLAAAAETVDAFARNTVGSEDNVYMLRGAAACAALVRGEGSYTAAAERVGEPVTVSFIRKWARVHDLPESIRRHVAQGHIAPTAAKHVARVAGEARLYLAWAVLDGGLTVREVRSVASAVNDGTSVADALAEHGVTLGALDLRLPPATYRELRRRASVENRTPDDVVAEALDEYL from the coding sequence ATGAGCGACGAACGGCCAACCCGGACCGAGCGGGAATCCCCCATCGGCGAGCCCGTCATCCGGGGCGACCCGGCCGTCACCGGCGAGCGAGCCCGCGATGCGGTCCAGTTCGATCCGACCGACCCCGACTCGCTCGCCGCAGCCGCCGAGACCGTCGACGCCTTCGCCCGCAACACCGTCGGGAGCGAGGACAACGTCTACATGCTGCGCGGGGCCGCCGCCTGCGCCGCGCTCGTCCGCGGCGAGGGCTCCTACACCGCCGCCGCCGAGCGCGTCGGCGAACCTGTCACCGTCTCCTTCATCCGCAAGTGGGCCCGCGTCCACGACCTCCCCGAGTCCATCCGCCGCCACGTCGCCCAGGGCCACATCGCCCCCACGGCAGCCAAGCACGTCGCCCGCGTCGCCGGCGAGGCCCGGCTCTACCTCGCCTGGGCGGTCCTCGACGGTGGCCTCACCGTCCGCGAGGTGCGCTCCGTCGCCAGCGCGGTCAACGACGGCACCTCCGTCGCCGACGCGCTCGCCGAACACGGCGTCACCCTCGGCGCGCTCGACCTCCGGCTCCCGCCCGCGACCTACCGGGAGCTCCGCCGACGCGCCTCCGTGGAGAACCGGACGCCCGACGACGTGGTGGCCGAGGCGCTCGACGAGTACCTCTAA